In Prunus dulcis chromosome 1, ALMONDv2, whole genome shotgun sequence, the following are encoded in one genomic region:
- the LOC117628748 gene encoding uncharacterized protein LOC117628748, whose translation MGRWRAASLLLNHVATTASKSSVAAKPSFHISRPSSPIFCFHFVNSIPFSAIPSRVSIDNNDYDSEPPYYAHSQTQEDEETKKVPVKAYFLCTSINLKSMQAENLSNVIPPSSRSTNYIALRFCDFPSQNAELGVWGKPSYCRYMVVFQYGSAVLFNVEDHEVGAYLDIVIRHASGLLPEMRKDDYAVREKPKLEEDMQGGPDYIVLKTLDTDAIRIIGSVLGQSIALDYFVSQVDGMVEEFADINRGMEKTGTFTMHKKKLLQLVGKANSNLADVILKVGLFERSEIAWRDAKYAKIHEYLREEYEVTQRFGNLDFKLKFVEHNIHFLQEVLQNRKSDLLEWCIIFLLSIENIISLYEIVRDSSAASL comes from the exons ATGGGGAGGTGGAGAGCCGCTTCTCTTCTCCTCAATCACGTAGCCACCACAGCTTCCAAATCTTCTGTAGCTGCGAAGCCTTCTTTCCATATCTCACGTCCTTCAAGCCCCATCTTCTGCTTTCACTTCGTCAATTCAATACCTTTCTCTGCAATCCCATCTCGGGTTTCCATTGATAACAATGATTATGACTCTGAGCCTCCTTATTATGCCCACAGCCAAACTCAAGAAGACGAGGAAACCAAAAAAGTTCCTGTTAAAGCCTACTTTCTTTGTACCAG TATCAATTTGAAGAGCATGCAAGCCGAGAATTTAAGCAATGTCATTCCTCCTTCTTCTCGCTCAACAAATTATATTGCCCTCAGATTTTGCGATTTCCCTTCACAAAATGCT GAACTTGGAGTCTGGGGCAAACCGAGCTACTGTCGTTACATGGTCGTATTTCAGTATGGATCTGCCGTTCTGTTTAATGTTGAGGACCATGAAGTTGGAGCTTATCTTGATATAGTTATAAGGCATGCTTCTGGATTACTTCCAGAGATGAGGAAAGACG ATTATGCTGTAAGAGAGAAGCCAAAGCTGGAGGAGGACATGCAGGGTGGCCCAGACTACATAGTTCTTAAAACTTTGGACACTGATGCTATTCGCATTATTGGAAGTGTGCTTGGCCAAAGCATTGCTTTAGATTATTTTGTATCACAG gTTGATGGTATGGTTGAAGAGTTTGCAGATATAAATCGTGGCATGGAGAAAACTGGAACTTTCACAATGCATAAAAAGAAGCTCCTTCAACTTGTTGGGAAGGCTAACTCAAACCTAGCTGATGTAATTCTTAAAGTTGGTCTTTTTGAGAG ATCAGAAATTGCTTGGAGGGATGCAAAATATGCTAAAATACATGAGTACCTTCGGGAAGAATATGAGGTTACACAACGCTTTGGAAACTTggatttcaaattaaaatttgtagAG CACAACATTCATTTCTTGCAAGAAGTCCTTCAAAATAGAAAGTCGGATCTTCTGGAATGGTGCATCATCTTCCTATTGAGTATAGAGAATATTATATCACTATACGAGATTGTTCGTGATTCAAGTGCAGCTTCTTTGTGA
- the LOC117628757 gene encoding uncharacterized protein At5g01610, which translates to MERALTKVNSLKVGSLWISKKAKEEFSNISDDLTTFSNTVEEKAKWVFNKLKGKPPKSLPDLLREYNLPPGLFPQNITCYEFTESNAKLIVYLPSPCEVSFKDSSVIRYATRVKAILLRGKLTGIEGMKTKVVVWVKVTCVALESSKSDKVWITAGVKKSRPKDAYMTPCDSVRVEEF; encoded by the exons atggagaGAGCCCTAACAAAAGTGAACAGCTTAAAAGTTGGAAGCTTGTGGATCTCAAAGAAGGCTAAGGAAGAGTTCTCTAACATCTCTGACGACCTCACT ACTTTCTCGAACACTGTCGAGGAGAAGGCAAAATGGGTTTTCAACAAACTAAAAG GAAAGCCACCAAAAAGCTTACCAGATCTCCTTCGAGAGTACAACTTGCCGCCGGGGCTCTTTCCGCAGAACATAACCTGTTATGAGTTTACTGAATCAAACGCCAAGCTGATAGTGTATTTGCCCTCTCCATGTGAAGTTAGCTTCAAGGATTCTTCTGTTATACGGTACGCAACCCGGGTAAAGGCAATTCTTCTGAGGGGAAAGCTCACAGGGATAGAGGGAATGAAGACCAAGGTTGTAGTATGGGTTAAGGTCACTTGTGTGGCACTCGAAAGTTCCAAGTCCGATAAGGTGTGGATTACAGCCGGCGTTAAGAAGTCAAGACCCAAGGATGCCTATATGACACCCTGTGACTCTGTTAGAGTAGAAGAATTCTAA
- the LOC117628779 gene encoding chorismate mutase 3, chloroplastic, protein MDAHLLKASMLSPSAPNTSRSSRPTPHLVSHTIFKTTNNVFRSNPGRKLYHLLRVSSSPTSPIRYSRKKRVDESESLTLDNIRHSLIRQEDSIIFSLLERAQYCYNADTYDHDAISAEGFRGSLVEFMVWETEKLHAQVGRYKSPDEHPFFPAYLPEPMLPPLQYPQVLHPCAASININNELWNMYFRNLLPRLVKAGDDGNCGSAAVCDTLCLQALSKRIHYGKFVAEAKFLQSPAEYETAIRAQDRTQLMALLTFETVEEAIQKRVEMKAKTYAQEFKIHQEEDEASPVYKIKPHLVASLYRDSIMPLTKEVQVEYLLRRLD, encoded by the exons atGGATGCCCACCTGCTAAAAGCTTCAATGCTTAGCCCTTCAGCCCCCAACACCTCAAGATCTTCAAGACCCACTCCCCATTTGGTCTCCCACACCATTTTTAAGACCACCAACAATGTCTTTCGATCCAACCCCGGGAGAAAACTGTACCATCTTCTCCgagtttcttcttctccaacctCTCCCATCAG ATATTCAAGGAAGAAAAGGGTGGATGAAAGTGAAAGTTTAACTCTAGACAATATAAGACACTCTTTAATTCGACAAGAGGATAGCATAATATTTAGCCTTTTGGAGAGGGCTCAGTATTGTTATAATGCAGACACATATGACCATGATGCCATCTCGGCAGAAGGATTTCGTGGGTCGCTCGTTGAGTTTATGGTCTGGGAAACTGAAAAGCTCCATGCGCAG GTTGGCAGATACAAGAGCCCAGATGAGCATCCTTTCTTCCCAGCGTATTTACCTGAGCCAATGCTTCCCCCTTTGCAGTACCCACAG GTTCTGCATCCTTGTGCCGCTTCAATTAATATAAACAATGAGCTTTGGAATATGTATTTTAGAAACCTTCTTCCCAGATTAGTCAAAGCTGGAGATGATGGTAATTGTGGATCAGCCGCTGTTTGTGACACACTTTGTTTGCAG GCACTGTCGAAGAGAATCCATTATGGTAAATTTGTTGCAGAGGCCAAATTTCTTCAATCCCCTGCTGAATATGAGACTGCCATTAGAGCACAA GATAGGACTCAATTGATGGCCTTGCTGACATTCGAAACAGTGGAAGAGGCGATCCAAAAGAGAGTAGAGATGAAGGCCAAAACTTATGCCCAAGAATTTAAAATCCAccaagaggaagatgaagcAAGTCCTGTATACAAAATCAAGCCACATTTAGTTGCTAGTCTGTATCGAGATTCGATCATGCCTCTGACAAAGGAAGTTCAGGTTGAATACCTATTGAGAAGATTggattaa
- the LOC117628764 gene encoding alpha-1,3-arabinosyltransferase XAT3-like, with protein sequence MKKTVSRAALVGVALCLFFIIFQISVSSTSRFLKYATNSAKPTQEEGTRKLKVINQPNSHPPKSLRLPVESPVICDRTDIRYDLCSINGPTVLDPSKSTFFTIGSAQHLIMEKVQPYPRKFEKFIMPRIKNLTLTSGPQRPPCKVPHNVPALVFSAGGYTGNFFHDFNDGFIPLFITAHTIFPDQDFVIVVSEAPNWWPSKYADLLTVFTKHPIIVLKNDTPTHCFPSAKIGLISHGFMTINQTLLPNSKTFLDFRVLLDRAYTPQAQPKVLTSKHTNHRPKFVLASRKEAEGRSILNQEQVIRLIKKVGFDVVVFKPKNKTPLNESYALLNSSHAMVGVHGAALTHSLFLRPGAVLVQVVPIGVEWAAYAFFGRVAKGLNLQYSEYKIGVEESSLVNKYGKGSLLVKDPFALQKTGWDPEIMDIYLKEQNVKLDLIRFKACLKKAYIKAKRFMEANG encoded by the exons ATGAAGAAGACAGTTTCGAGGGCTGCGCTGGTGGGAGTGGCGTTGTGCttgtttttcattattttccagATCAGCGTCTCATCCACCTCCAGATTTCTTAAATATGCTACCAATTCAGCCAAGCCTACTCAAG AAGAAGGAACACGTAAACTGAAGGTTATCAATCAACCAAACTCACACCCTCCAAAATCTTTGCGACTTCCGGTGGAAAGCCCAGTCATCTGTGATCGGACTGACATACGCTATGATCTCTGCTCAATCAACGGCCCAACTGTTCTAGACCCCTCCAAGTCCACATTCTTCACTATAGGCTCAGCCCAACATTTAATCATGGAAAAAGTCCAGCCCTACCCTCGAAAATTCGAAAAATTCATAATGCCTCGCATCAAGAACCTCACACTCACTTCTGGACCACAAAGGCCACCATGTAAAGTCCCGCACAATGTTCCGGCCCTAGTATTCAGCGCGGGAGGGTACACCGGAAACTTCTTCCATGATTTCAACGACGGGTTCATCCCCCTCTTCATCACCGCCCACACGATCTTCCCTGATCAGGACTTCGTGATCGTTGTGTCCGAAGCTCCCAATTGGTGGCCTAGTAAGTATGCAGATCTATTGACAGTGTTCACCAAGCACCCTATCATTGTCCTTAAAAATGATACTCCCACCCACTGTTTTCCTTCTGCCAAAATAGGCCTCATATCACATGGCTTCATGACTATAAATCAAACTTTACTACCCAATTCAAAAACGTTTTTGGATTTTCGAGTGCTCCTAGACAGAGCCTACACCCCACAAGCCCAACCCAAAGTCTTGACCTCCAAGCACACAAATCATAGGCCCAAATTTGTGCTGGCCAGCCGCAAAGAAGCCGAGGGGCGCTCGATCTTGAACCAAGAGCAAGTGATTAGGTTGATAAAGAAGGTGGGCTTTGATGTGGTTGTGTTtaagcccaagaacaaaacccCATTGAATGAATCTTATGCATTGCTGAATTCAAGCCATGCCATGGTTGGTGTTCATGGCGCTGCACTTACACACTCTTTGTTCCTCAGGCCAGGCGCTGTGCTTGTGCAAGTGGTTCCAATTGGGGTCGAATGGGCGGCATATGCGTTTTTCGGGAGGGTGGCGAAGGGTTTAAATTTGCAATATTCTGAGTATAAGATTGGGGTGGAAGAGAGTAGCTTGGTGAACAAGTATGGGAAGGGCAGCTTGTTGGTGAAAGACCCCTTTGCACTTCAGAAAACAGGCTGGGACCCTGAGATTATGGACATTTACTTGAAGGAACAAAATGTCAAACTTGATTTGATCAGGTTCAAGGCTTGCTTGAAGAAGGCTTATATCAAGGCTAAGAGATTTATGGAGGCCAATGGTTGA